The genomic window GGGGCATTGCCCGCGGCTCCTCCCCGGCCACCCGGCTGAAGGAGATGCCGGGTCGGGCCGCCGCGGCCGGGCCTCAGCATCCGCCGCGATCTCGGCCGGGCCGCCCCGCGTCTTCAACCTCCGGCGACTCCTCCGGCGGCAGCTCGATCTCGTCGGGCGAGAACTCGAGGACTTCGCCATCCCTCCAGAGCAGGATCGGCGTGCCGAACTGCCGGGCCCGGCGCACGACCTGGCGGGCCGCGCGGCGGAAGGCGGCGTCGGCCAGTGCCCCCAGGCGCGATCGGTCGATCTCGGGTTCAGGCATCGGAGCCGCCTCCCCAGCGGGCATGGATCACGCGGAATCGTTCCGGCTGGGACGTGATGACGAGACGACCGTCGCCACTGGCAATCTCGGCCGGAGGCAGCGCCATGCCATCATACAGATACCAGGCGTCCGATCGCGGCGCGTATTCGCGGAAGAAGTTCCGGAGCCCGGCTTCGAAGCGGCGGCGGATCGTGGCCTCGGGGATGTCGTGGCCCCCTTCGCGAACGCGGTTCGCCACGCGCCGGACGGCCATGTCGGCGTCGGGGAGCCGGAGGAAGAAGAGGGAGGAAGAAGAGGGCCACGCGATCACTTCGACTTGGCCGGGACGGGGGGCGGGCCTATCCTTGAATGGAAGAGCCCGGGATCAATGGGCCCGGAGATCCTGGGCCGACCATCGAAGGCAGGAGGACCGCATGGACCTCAAGAGCGTACTCTCCGAGATCCAAACCTGGCCGGTCGAGGAACGGATGCGCCTCGTTGAGGAGGTTCGGGGCGGAATGCCCAATCAAGGCAGCAAGTCCGAGACCGCGGAAGACCGGGACCGCGATCCGGGCCGTGGGCCAATGGCGACGAGCTCAGGCCTGATCGGCGCCATGCGTGAGGATGCCGATCTGCTCGAGCAGGTCACCGAGGACATCATGGAGAGCCGTCGCAACCGGACATTGAGGCAGATGCCGGATGCATAAGGTTCTCCTCGACACCGACATCCTCTCCGAGGTCCTCCGCGGCGTAAATCCGACCGTGGCCGGCCATGCCGGCGCGTACCGGAGCGTGTTCGGACACTTCACGATCTCCGTCATCACCGTCATGGAGATGGCGAAGGGCTTCCAGAAGGCCGGGAGGCCGGAGAAGATCGCGGCCCTGGCCACCCTCCTTGCCACCGAGGAGATCGTGGATTTCGACCGGGCGGCCGCGGACCAGGCGGGCCGCATCTGGGGGGACCTCGAGCGCACCGGGCAGCCCATCGGCCTGGCCGATCCGATGATCGCGGCCGTCGCCCTGCGCCACGGCTTGGAGCTGGTCACCGGCAACACCGCCCATTACCAGAGGGTCCAGCAGCTCGGCTATCCGCTGACGCTCGCGAACTGGCGAAACTGAGTGGGCCTTCACCGCCCCGCCACCGCCGGCGCGGCGATGGTGAGCGGGATGGGGGGACTCGCGTAGGCGCGCTTGGTGACGAAGTCGATCGAGACGTACGCCACGACCGAGATCGACAGGTGCTCGACCGGCTTGGCGTCGGGCGCGGCCTTGAGGAGGAGGCGGCCCTTGGACTCGTCGGGGCCGAGGGCGAGCTTGGCGCCGGACTCGACGGCGGTCACGCCCGGCGGCAACGGATTGCCGAAGACGGAGCCCAGGTGCTGGAGCTCGACGTCGAGCGTCACGCGATCCTTGAAGCCGGGCCGCCGGACGACCTCCACGTCGAGGGCCAGCTGCTCGCCCGGCTTCAGGGCGATCGCGCCGGGCGAGACGTGCACGGCGGCGATGTCGTCCTTCTCCACGACCTGGGCGACCTGCGTCTCCACCGGCCAGACGGCGCGGCCGCCGCCGGCGAGGTAGACCTCCTGGAGGGGCTGGGCCCGGTGCTCCACCTTCCGGGCCTTGCCGTCGAGGTCCTTCACCACGGCCGAGGCGATCACGGTCACCGCCGCCGCCGCAGACTTGGCGTCGGGCGCGGCCTGGAGCACGAGGCAGGCGTCCTTCACCCCGGCCGGGATCGTCGCCGGTTTCGCGGTGAGGCCCGGCGGCAGGCCCTCGACGCGGACCTCGATCGGGCCGTCGAAGCCCGCGAGCCGGGTCGCGCGGACGAACCAGGGCGCGGCGCCGCCGGGGCCGACGCCCGCCTTGTCGTCGTCGCAGGTGACCTCGAAGTCGGGCCGGTCCTCCTCCGCCAACACGGCGTACGCGAACCCCGGCCCGCCGCGGTGCAGCAGGTCGCGGACCTCCAGCGTGTAGACGCCGTCGCGGGCCGGCCGGAACGACAGCGCGGCGTCCTTGGAGCCCTCCGAGTCATCTCCCGAAGCCACGGCCTTGCCGCCCTCGTCGAGCACCCGCAGCCGCGAGTCGAGGTTCGAGCCGAGCCGGCGAGCCCGGACCTCGAACCGCATCGGCCGGCCCGCCTTCAGCGCGAACGCGAACAGGTCGACGTCATTGGGGCGGTCGGCCCGGCCGCTCAGCATCATCCCCGGATGCGGCACCGGCGTCGCGTGCCCGCGGTCGTCGTTCGGCTCGACCTCGGTGAGGATCGGAAGGTCGGTGACCTCGAACGTCGCCGGGTTCGTCGGCCGGCCGTTGG from Aquisphaera giovannonii includes these protein-coding regions:
- a CDS encoding type II toxin-antitoxin system VapC family toxin — protein: MHKVLLDTDILSEVLRGVNPTVAGHAGAYRSVFGHFTISVITVMEMAKGFQKAGRPEKIAALATLLATEEIVDFDRAAADQAGRIWGDLERTGQPIGLADPMIAAVALRHGLELVTGNTAHYQRVQQLGYPLTLANWRN
- a CDS encoding PPC domain-containing protein, with protein sequence MRPAPPRLLPALLLLASPAAAIADTPYPEISHVLPAAVQRGTTSDVTVFSREAKRGFETARQVVFGGEGLRAEVPPREPKQPPTQGRIRVTVAADASPGLHELRVVTGSGASSLAELLVVDDPVIAELPKPHGTPDTAQPVEINRVVTGSIAKKEEVDLYRFKAKAGQEVTFSLMGQRLLFKRHYHQSGDLDPMIVLSDGKGVELASNDDHDIGDPLLHHRFEKDGEYLVAVRDVDYDGVAHFTYALTITDRPFVTSAHPLAIPAAGPWAACAEGFGIPDGPLALSGLKPPARPGPRELQLVANGRPTNPATFEVTDLPILTEVEPNDDRGHATPVPHPGMMLSGRADRPNDVDLFAFALKAGRPMRFEVRARRLGSNLDSRLRVLDEGGKAVASGDDSEGSKDAALSFRPARDGVYTLEVRDLLHRGGPGFAYAVLAEEDRPDFEVTCDDDKAGVGPGGAAPWFVRATRLAGFDGPIEVRVEGLPPGLTAKPATIPAGVKDACLVLQAAPDAKSAAAAVTVIASAVVKDLDGKARKVEHRAQPLQEVYLAGGGRAVWPVETQVAQVVEKDDIAAVHVSPGAIALKPGEQLALDVEVVRRPGFKDRVTLDVELQHLGSVFGNPLPPGVTAVESGAKLALGPDESKGRLLLKAAPDAKPVEHLSISVVAYVSIDFVTKRAYASPPIPLTIAAPAVAGR